In the Ctenopharyngodon idella isolate HZGC_01 chromosome 21, HZGC01, whole genome shotgun sequence genome, actatagttcatttatgtaagtgaggatagcaaaataaagtaaactgtgacaatttttttttacaattattaacatatagtataaaaaaaaaaaaaaatttgacctTTCAGCTTCGctataggaataaattacattttgaaatagaaaagagttcttttaacatgtaattatttcacaatattgctcttttacaaataaatacagcttgGTGAGCATTAAAAAAAGCTTACAATCCCCAAATAGTattaagaaataatataaaacatataaagaGATATAAAAAGTAGGGTGGaagtataacatttaaaaatgtctttgaggAACTGAGACTGTTTTATGACAGCTGCTTTTTTAAACATTGTGTTTTAGCTGAATTGAAACCTTAAATTACAACTTTAAAGAATGAAACTCTTCTGAATTTGTGATTTAAAGATGGAAGAGCCGATCTCTAGGATCACACTACAGATAAACATCCCGGtgctgtctctgtctctcagtCTGCTACTGCTCCTCTTGGGCGCACTGGCCCTTTTGACCATCAAACGTACGTATAACTATGAATCTGGACATaagtttaatgacatttttataatgAGTAACATATATTCTGAGCTGAAATGAAATATGTATATTCTGATTCAGGTGGCCTTTATGGGAAGGCGTTTGACAGTGGGTGGTAAGTGTGATTCACTTCGAAAATACTATGCTGTTTGAAATGCAGTGTCATCACGATGAGTGCTGTGTTTTGATCCTCAGTTTCTCAAAGGAGCCCCGACACATTATTTATGAAATACGCACAAGAAGACCAGTGGAGGAGAACATCTACACCCTGGAATAGGAAACAAAAACCACTTGATTCTCGTTGTTACTCATATACAGACATTCACACATCCTGCAAGTCTTTAATATCATTCAGTTTTCTATTTgagaaagggatagttcactcaaaaatgggtaGAGCTGGtgatattctaaaaaaaaaaaaaaaaaaaaaaaaaaaagtgtattttgtaAGATAAtgacaaacttttctttttttgtgacctatccctttaagtaaaaaaagaattatagaAATGTATATGCCTACACATCTTTTTCTTGTTCCTTACATataacatttcattaaaaaaaaatctttactaTTGAATATTTactattgattttgttcatttgtttgttgttgtcacATTGAACTTATTGACTTTATTCACATGGGGTACAACAACTTCCTccctaaaaatgtatatttttaatccCTTTTGGGGAAGGGTGGGGGGTGTTACTTGTGACCGGCCTATACAAAAcattgcttataaatctctcaATATGCTATGTTATCGCCAAATATTGGAGTCAATCTTTttatcaacttgttttctttcaattatgACAGTTTCTTTTTGTAACTAATTGATCATATATAGGCCTCTTTGGTCTGAGCTTATGCACTTCAGTTTTTTTGAGGTGAATAAgcttttttcatttaaacacTGATAATCTGCATAAGCTCAGATCATTGAGGCCTACAATTGTTCTAGCAGAAAAAGACAGTGGCGCAGGAGACATTTTCAAAGTGGGGGGGACCAAACTGTAAGCAAAAGCCCAGACAGAAAGATCAGATTTCCAGATATCGGACCACCACTTCAGGCTCACCATCGGACCACCATCATATATTAAACTTGCCTGAACATTAACCTCCTAAGCACTGGGACCGTTTTGGGGATTTCTGCCTGGATTTGGCGTACCCAAATTGAAAAGCTTCCCATACCCACATACAGTGCTCTAAATACAAAATCTTGGTGTCATTTTACAGGAAGCCCTTTGAAGTTACATAAAACACTCCtaaaagtgattaaaaaaaaaaaaagatagtatatattgtatttagaaAACCTAAATAAAAAGTCTCCCCATACCCATTTACAGTGGTATAAATCCAGTATCTCAGagttattttacagaaaaccctttgaaaatacataaacactgctgaaagtgatatatattatagtatattttgTCTGTgctataataaacaaacaaacaaagaggtgttttatgatttttttatcagttttattcttTCAGGAGACACAAGACTCTATTACAATCTAGAACATCCTCCAGATTTGTATAATTCCTTatatgtgcatcattttttgtcaCCTGTGTTGAGCATCACCTCAGCATCACCCGTCTGCCTCCTGGAGATCCTCACTAATCTTCAACAGAAACTGAAACAAAGAAATGACTGTTTATACACAGTTTTTGCACTGTAATAATACCCATTTCACaatatcaaaatgtagatttactGAAACGGCAACTCTGTTCAAGTTTGCATACTTGCAGACAGCTGTGCAGTGTGCAAGTAGCTTTACCATATCCCAAACGTAtagttttgacatttttttttggtcaaatttgTAATAGTTTATCATATTGATTGCTGttctttcacattttaaaataataataattaaatcaaaaatGAGTAAAAGCATTGTAAATGCAGTAATACAGTTTATACATACCAAACGCAGAGTCCTCTCCTGTCGTGCGTCCTCCCCATTGCGTCGCTGGCCGAGGCAATAATCACTTTAGTTTCGCTTTCAAATATCTCTTTTATCGATGCCATCGATGCTTTTCCGTTGCTAGATGTGATTATCGAAATCAAAACAATCCTAAACTATAAATCCTCACGAAAACTCACAAATACTTAAGTCAAGCCAGCTCGCGCGTCAACCGGAACTGAATGTGAGAGATCAGCCTGTGTCAAACTTCTCGGTTTCTGAATGGACGGTTGGCTTGATTGACATGTCCCCACGAACGCTAACTTTCGGGCATGATTTATATACCATCGACATGTCCTCAGAAAACGTTAGCACGCTTTGATCGATGGTTTGGAGATCGTGTGTTTCTCCGTTTGAGAGAGCGCATTTCCTGTTCTGCACATCCGCGACAAAACAGTTGATTATTTACGAACGAAAGCTCacagaaatgtgaaaatggtctcatttgaaagaaaatatcctaaGCTAGTTTGTAGCTTTGTTTTATACTGTTTTAGTTTGATACTGAATTAAGCAGTCCTTATCAAATGTGCGGAGGTCaatttctgtgtttttaaaacTGCGGGGGTCCTGACCCCCCTGTCCCCGTGCCAACGGCGTGCCtggaaaaagaaatacaaaacctgtgctaattaaaataaatcaagttGGCAAAAATATTGACATCATTATTTTGTGATATAATGAGAGATTTAAAAGGCCTTCAACACAGCACAAGGGTAAATTGTATTACAGTAAACCGCTCTTTCAGCCTCTGTGCCACTTCATGATCTGCTGTGTAAGAGCATTTTTCACCACAAGATGGCAGACTTTCGTCAATTTCCAATATAACGGCTTTAATCACTTTTCTAGCCTTTATGCTGCTTTCACGTGCTCTTTGAACTATCGTACATaagagtttcctaggtaaaaattgcacatgaacgcccccCCATTTCGAAACTTATgtgatgagctcgtaatcacgacttaagaagtgggaattatcaaatttccaataGCACGTGATATACATAATCAGCCTGGCTTACCAGAAACCCCTTCGATTTATTTTTGAGGTGTTCCAGCACAAGATGTCACCAAAAGTACAGTCTTTTTAGTAGACTACAGTGAACTTGAAGTAATGATGTTTGAATGTGCATATGTCTAgtctgtttttgaaataatgtttcagttgttttctgtgtttgtaccctgctgaaaaaaccaacatatgctggttaaggtaggttttggagctggtatgctggtttatgctggtcctataCTGGTCCATGCTGGTCTTAAACTGGTTCatgctggtcctgagctggtcctatgctggtccatgctggtcctggaccagcataggaccagcataagaccagcataggaccagcatagaCCAGCAtcaaaccagctcaaaccagcataccagctccaaaacctaccttaaccagcatatgctggttttttcagCAGGGAGACTGTCCAGTTGTTGGTTTGTTTCAGTAGCGGCTCCTGGACATACATTTAGGTAGAGCAGATTCAGCGCTAGTTTATGATAACCATTTTTGTAAGATTTATATTCTAATCGCTGAACACATCCGCAGCGAGCAGCACTtgctacattttaatatatcctgCTCAATTTACGACTTAAAATGGTCTAGAAAATccgaaaaatatttgttgtagaatgctgaacacatttataatttattattaattcagtgtATATAGAGGTAAATGTTTGGATGGATATTTTGCCCTAAAGAGAATTATATGATtacaagcagattgagttaaggacctatcagcctgcaccatcaagagtttcatgacagaaccttttatttgttttaggtAACTATTCCTATAAGCTTCAAGATTGACCTAAATCTTTCTAATAATACAAGAATATCTTCTTTAACCTAAATAATCAATAGGGGTGTCATGcaccaaattattattattattgtaggaTTATGTTTTAGACAGACTCTACAATGCACTGAAGTTTGCAACCATgtagatttttatttacatatttacagttttttggGAGGAAGCACAAAAATAGGTCATTGCCTTTTCACTTCTCATAGGCCAAAACTGTttaaaggcatttcttcttttgtattcacTGAAAGCATTTATTCAAAGGGGTAATATATACAGATTGGTCATATataaggcgctatataaataaagatgacttgtcttgactttaaaaaaaaaacaacaaagttaaatgatttttaaaatgaagcAAATGTGGCTGTGATGACATGATGACTTCTTCCCAGTCTTGCAGTCTCTCGTGTTCTTGTTCAGACGTGGACAGGCTCTGAGTTCCCAGTCAGGTTGGAGTTGGACTTCAGGCTTCGGGTCAAGTCTCGAGCTCAAGTTGTTTCCTATCCAATACAAAGATTACATGAACAAGTCAACTCATGAATGATATTTTAGAGCTGATTTACAACAGAATtaaattctgtttgcatcactgattctgttatttgaaatatattcaattatAATGAAGGTGACTGGACTTGACTATAACAAGAACATTACAATGAACACAAATTTGAAAATCTCACTACAAATAATCCAGAATTGAAGACAAATGATGATAATCCTACTCTGTCTGTTACACTTCCTCACACCTGAAATCCCTGATCGAGTGAATCTCCTGAACTTCTTCAATCTAGATCATTCCTAATCCATTTATGTTGTAACATCTGCTCTAACGTCGGCCGTTTAGTTGGATCCCGGGCGAGGCACTGGCTAATCAGATCACTGCATTCTGTACAAATTTTAATAAGGAGAGAGCTGGTTAGTCATGACCATGTGACATGGCATGTATGAAAACAGCATCTAAAACATGATTAATATAATGTAGAATGTTCCTAAtctttcttttaaaagtgaagtatgtagtttctTCACTATACGTTGAGCTATATATAAAAGTCTtccatacttcacctttaactgTTTCTGTACAGAGTGTttgctttatgtgtgtgtgtttatcaatGTTATCAATATTATTCACTCACCTTTGGATAAGTTGGAGCTCTGAAATGTAACTTTGGCTTGTGTGATTTCCCTTCTGTTGCGAAAAGGAGGACAAGCGTTCAGCATCTTATACAACATCACTCCTAGAGCCCAGACATTTGCTGGGACGGCGTGGAATCGAGGATCTGTGAAGACTTCAGGTGGGCAGTGATCCTGTATTCCTGTAAGCAAGACATTTGCATATTGTTGAgattttttaaagcatcaaatcATTAGTAAGTCACTACATTCAGGTTTCCACACTCCCAAAATGCTCACCAACGTATACGTCGCTCTCGTAGCCATCGCTACTAAATAGCTGACCGCAGCCAAAGTCTATCAGCTTGATCTCTAACGTGTGCTTCAACAGGAAATTGTCCGCATGAATGTCATTGTGGAAAACATCATGCTCGATGCAGTGTTGTGCTGCCAGCACAGCCTGACGCATGAAGACCCGAGCTATTGTTTCATCCAGCTGAGGATTGCGATCGATGAAGTCCAGCAAGCTCTCGCAGGGTTCGGGGTACTCCATAACCAGAGTGAATTTTCGAGGGTGTTCGAACCACTCGTAGAGTTGAATGACGTAGGGGCTTATGGGTTCTCGCCTCATCATTAGCAGCAGCGCCACTTCTGTAATGAGAGGTTCAGGATGCCCAGGCTAGAGAAAAGTAGTAGACAAAGGGTCAGCTGGGTAAAAATCTGAagaaaacataatatttttacatgtaCTTTACTTTGATCTTTTTAGATACGTTCAAAAGAGCCTTTTCAGCTCAAAGTTATTTGGTGCCTCTAGGCTTATTTGTCAATCACATTTACACCTAATGCTTCCTACGCGTGTATTAACTACAGTAATCTGCACTTAAACAACTAAATACATATTCAGGTTTTGGCCAACTTACGATATCAAGATAAAGAAAGTTGTCAAACTTGCGCATCCGTTTGATGGCaacctgcaaaaaaaaagaataaagtaAAAACTTTCGATAACAGTAACAGTATTCAATTCTTGCACTAAGTATTAAATCAtctataattgttttttaaatatgttttgatgcATGCTAGAGCAAAATGTTTGTACAATTCAGTAAGATTTACCTTTTTGCCATCAAATTTGCGTGTTCCCTCGAACACACTGCCAAATGTTCCGGATCCGATCATCTTTCCCACGTAGTAGAGAGACTCAAAGGACTCtgaaaaatgaacagaaaaataGGAGAAATATGAGCTTGTTAGatccattgttttatttaaaagaatatcagTGCTGGTTGTGTcgagaaaataatattaatactctGTGAAAATGAGCCTTAAGATATTTTTAGTGGAAAACAAGAtgacaatactgtttaaaataatgttggAGAAATAATGACTGGTGATTTACCATTATATGGCTTGATGCTGGAGTGATCTGGTGCAGGTGATGACGGCTCAGGATCAATCTCAGACTCCAGATCTGATGGAGGGACAAAAGGCTCCACAACATCCACAGAACTGCAGTGGAAACAGCAGCAGAAAGGAAGCTTCAGAGCCTTCCATAGCCTCTTCCAGAAAGAACCAAATCCTTTCCTCTTCCTGCATTCTGTAGGTTTTTctgaaatgaagaaaaacaattgaaaacaCAACGATTAGAAAATGACATCAGCGTTATTTCTAAATATTCcctgaatgttcaaaacgttcagttttttcaatgtttcaaaaatgttttttcttttttaaaggaacattctattttataattttgcattacgggaaagttacttttgaatgttctctaaatgtTCTGAAAATGTTAGACAAACGTCCAATT is a window encoding:
- the LOC127503951 gene encoding serine/threonine-protein kinase prk-2-like isoform X10 — protein: MLYCFISVYRRISMAHMSERGGQDHRRREWQSGSQQRPDDGRPSTSSKLSRRDSLSEDNVVRRFSRESISLSSRGSYSVEWRWSGDISDSPSEQESCSSICLSRSDSLEGWTCPPLPGQVPLEPPETSHGRTAPGARESSPVTKSSTEKPTECRKRKGFGSFWKRLWKALKLPFCCCFHCSSVDVVEPFVPPSDLESEIDPEPSSPAPDHSSIKPYNESFESLYYVGKMIGSGTFGSVFEGTRKFDGKKVAIKRMRKFDNFLYLDIPGHPEPLITEVALLLMMRREPISPYVIQLYEWFEHPRKFTLVMEYPEPCESLLDFIDRNPQLDETIARVFMRQAVLAAQHCIEHDVFHNDIHADNFLLKHTLEIKLIDFGCGQLFSSDGYESDVYVGIQDHCPPEVFTDPRFHAVPANVWALGVMLYKMLNACPPFRNRREITQAKVTFQSSNLSKGNNLSSRLDPKPEVQLQPDWELRACPRLNKNTRDCKTGKKSSCHHSHICFILKII
- the LOC127503951 gene encoding serine/threonine-protein kinase prk-2-like isoform X4, whose product is MTVIRIRCQTRPRHREGQELPGYLTPLSSDLAVSVSSGQDHRRREWQSGSQQRPDDGRPSTSSKLSRRDSLSEDNVVRRFSRESISLSSRGSYSVEWRWSGDISDSPSEQESCSSICLSRSDSLEGWTCPPLPGQVPLEPPETSHGRTAPGARESSPVTKSSTEKPTECRKRKGFGSFWKRLWKALKLPFCCCFHCSSVDVVEPFVPPSDLESEIDPEPSSPAPDHSSIKPYNESFESLYYVGKMIGSGTFGSVFEGTRKFDGKKVAIKRMRKFDNFLYLDIPGHPEPLITEVALLLMMRREPISPYVIQLYEWFEHPRKFTLVMEYPEPCESLLDFIDRNPQLDETIARVFMRQAVLAAQHCIEHDVFHNDIHADNFLLKHTLEIKLIDFGCGQLFSSDGYESDVYVGIQDHCPPEVFTDPRFHAVPANVWALGVMLYKMLNACPPFRNRREITQAKVTFQSSNLSKGNNLSSRLDPKPEVQLQPDWELRACPRLNKNTRDCKTGKKSSCHHSHICFILKII